From Variimorphobacter saccharofermentans, one genomic window encodes:
- a CDS encoding response regulator transcription factor, whose protein sequence is MIKVLIVDDEPFIRQGLKILINWNQYGFEVAGEAANGKEAVELMKSNVFDLVITDIKMPQMDGLELIEYTREHLSGKVGFIILSGFYEFDYAKKAIRFGVVDYVLKPIQKDELVRALEDYKERYYAAKESQRKLEYSEKILLDRSICNLVNGNYIEEDLMYVKNNILGDIGIRYISIEYDVADDTFMNLTNEEKKRATSLLYNILRDCLGDNWYHIYKEMNNYDEDYSVGFIYVKKIAELAGMNEKEYINWLYEKITERIKYKLVLFIGQKVDKLETISESYKSATIAKAFRKFSKEKDISYYDEIQENTITNKSYFDKEVMDVLIRAIEENDMEGINRQIEVLYKHLKEMVVEPDIIKINLDYLIYNLIHIAKELDPDSDQEEVYKMISQGGYKQFVVRGSIKHFQEFAIEFSNYLSQIRQHAFGGVLSEIEKEITEHYMDNLTLKSLSEKYYINSAYLGQIFKKKYGSSFKDYLNNYRIERAAELLIRSDDKIYLVSSAVGFNNTDYFISKFVQQKGITPLQYRKQFLTAKRS, encoded by the coding sequence ATGATTAAGGTATTGATAGTAGATGATGAGCCTTTTATCCGTCAGGGACTAAAGATATTAATTAACTGGAATCAGTACGGGTTTGAAGTTGCAGGGGAGGCAGCTAACGGAAAAGAAGCAGTAGAACTAATGAAAAGCAATGTGTTTGATTTAGTTATTACCGATATAAAAATGCCGCAAATGGATGGATTGGAGCTGATAGAATATACTAGGGAGCATTTATCAGGTAAAGTTGGATTTATTATCTTAAGTGGTTTTTATGAGTTTGATTATGCCAAAAAAGCAATCCGTTTTGGTGTTGTGGATTATGTATTAAAACCGATTCAAAAGGATGAATTAGTACGGGCTCTGGAGGATTATAAGGAACGATATTATGCAGCAAAGGAAAGTCAGAGAAAGCTGGAATACTCTGAGAAAATATTGCTGGATCGTAGCATTTGCAATCTGGTTAACGGAAATTATATTGAGGAAGACCTGATGTATGTAAAAAATAACATATTAGGAGATATCGGTATTCGCTATATTAGTATAGAGTATGATGTGGCAGATGATACATTTATGAATTTAACCAATGAGGAAAAGAAAAGAGCAACAAGCCTTCTATATAATATACTAAGGGATTGCCTTGGTGATAACTGGTATCATATATATAAGGAAATGAATAATTACGATGAAGATTATTCGGTAGGTTTTATATATGTAAAGAAAATTGCAGAATTGGCAGGAATGAACGAAAAAGAATATATAAACTGGCTTTATGAAAAAATCACTGAGAGGATAAAATATAAACTGGTTTTGTTTATCGGACAAAAAGTGGACAAGCTGGAGACAATTTCAGAATCATATAAATCTGCCACCATTGCAAAGGCTTTTCGAAAGTTTTCTAAAGAGAAAGATATCTCTTATTATGATGAGATTCAGGAAAATACCATTACCAACAAAAGCTACTTTGATAAAGAGGTAATGGATGTTCTAATACGAGCAATTGAGGAAAATGATATGGAAGGAATCAATCGTCAGATTGAAGTATTATATAAGCACCTTAAGGAGATGGTTGTGGAGCCTGATATTATTAAAATAAACTTGGATTATTTAATTTATAATTTAATTCATATCGCAAAGGAATTGGATCCGGACAGTGATCAGGAAGAGGTTTATAAAATGATTAGTCAGGGTGGCTACAAACAGTTTGTTGTGAGAGGAAGTATAAAGCATTTTCAGGAATTCGCTATAGAATTCTCCAATTATCTGAGTCAGATTAGGCAACATGCATTTGGAGGAGTTTTAAGTGAGATAGAGAAAGAAATTACAGAGCATTATATGGATAATCTGACATTAAAGTCATTAAGTGAAAAGTACTATATTAATAGCGCTTATCTGGGCCAGATATTCAAGAAGAAATATGGCAGTTCCTTCAAGGATTATTTGAATAATTATCGTATCGAGCGAGCAGCAGAATTACTAATTCGTTCTGATGATAAAATTTATCTGGTATCCTCAGCTGTCGGTTTTAACAATACAGATTATTTTATCAGTAAGTTCGTTCAGCAGAAAGGAATAACGCCTCTTCAATATCGTAAGCAGTTCCTTACAGCAAAACGAAGTTAA
- a CDS encoding type 2 periplasmic-binding domain-containing protein, with product MMKKIKTLITLILVISMLSSIMVGCGKKEETNNNQGTTSQTEDTKKDDAAAQDDKTADSDTPAEIKQFTMFNAVPGTEVPDDNRLLNVIKEKTGAWAKVTWLTGQTAEERIGVMIAGGDYPDYITGSTGTAALLEAGALIPIDEYWDDYPNIKNYLSEAEWNKCRQADGHIYWIPQFGIIQGKDAATYHWDEAFWIQKDVLIWANFPKIRTMDQYFDLIEDYLKAHPTTEDGQETVGFSMSTEDWRYFGIENPPLFLMGYPNDGACIVDPETETAIDYNTIPEAKDYYKKMNEAWNRGLVHPETYTMSYDQYIALLSSGRVLGTLDQMWNFNTAQEALITAGKPGKTYVPLPITFSEDIKDRWHSPSALDVSNGLSITTSCKDIPGAMKFMDDLLSPEIMTLRSWGEEGKDYMVGEDGVFYRTEEQIANSNNQDWVTDNLVNGAYAYFPHYEGMLADGINTQDPKNQPNEFYNSLFDVEKQLLDGYGYKTFLDFLSSDEENEPWYPMWSFTNNWTNDTPEGLAKTKITELKHSWLPRVMMAPANEFDALWDEYQATYKEEVDVDAYLDALTTEIRRRAAVARGEE from the coding sequence ATGATGAAAAAAATCAAAACATTGATTACTCTTATTTTAGTGATCTCAATGTTGTCTTCCATTATGGTTGGTTGTGGTAAGAAAGAAGAAACCAACAATAATCAAGGAACAACATCTCAGACTGAGGACACTAAAAAGGATGACGCAGCTGCTCAAGATGATAAGACAGCAGATAGCGATACTCCTGCAGAAATCAAACAATTTACAATGTTTAATGCAGTACCTGGAACTGAAGTTCCGGATGATAACAGATTATTAAACGTTATCAAAGAAAAAACTGGAGCATGGGCAAAGGTTACATGGCTTACCGGACAGACAGCAGAAGAGAGAATCGGTGTAATGATAGCAGGTGGAGATTATCCTGACTATATTACAGGTTCTACTGGTACAGCAGCTTTATTAGAAGCAGGCGCATTAATTCCGATTGATGAATATTGGGATGATTATCCGAATATTAAGAACTATTTATCAGAAGCTGAATGGAATAAGTGCAGACAGGCAGATGGTCATATTTACTGGATTCCTCAATTCGGTATTATCCAAGGAAAAGATGCTGCTACCTATCATTGGGACGAAGCATTCTGGATTCAGAAAGATGTTCTTATCTGGGCTAACTTCCCTAAGATCAGAACTATGGATCAGTACTTTGATTTAATTGAAGATTATTTAAAAGCTCATCCTACCACAGAAGATGGTCAGGAAACAGTTGGTTTCTCCATGAGTACAGAAGACTGGAGATACTTCGGTATCGAAAATCCTCCGTTGTTCTTAATGGGTTATCCTAACGATGGTGCTTGTATCGTAGATCCTGAAACAGAAACAGCAATTGACTACAATACAATACCGGAAGCAAAAGATTATTACAAGAAAATGAACGAAGCATGGAACAGAGGCTTAGTTCATCCTGAAACCTATACAATGTCATACGATCAGTATATCGCTTTATTATCATCAGGTAGAGTATTAGGTACACTTGATCAGATGTGGAACTTCAATACTGCTCAGGAAGCATTAATTACAGCAGGTAAGCCTGGTAAGACTTATGTTCCGCTGCCTATTACCTTCTCCGAGGATATCAAGGATAGATGGCATAGTCCTTCTGCACTTGACGTATCCAACGGTTTATCAATTACAACAAGCTGTAAGGATATTCCTGGCGCTATGAAATTTATGGATGACCTTCTTTCCCCTGAAATCATGACCTTAAGAAGCTGGGGTGAAGAAGGAAAAGATTACATGGTTGGCGAAGACGGTGTGTTCTATAGAACTGAGGAACAGATTGCAAACTCAAACAACCAGGATTGGGTAACAGATAACTTAGTAAATGGTGCATATGCATATTTCCCTCACTATGAAGGAATGCTGGCTGATGGTATCAATACACAGGATCCTAAGAATCAGCCTAATGAATTCTACAACTCCTTATTTGATGTAGAAAAACAACTTCTTGATGGATATGGTTATAAGACCTTCCTTGACTTCTTAAGTTCTGACGAAGAAAATGAACCTTGGTATCCGATGTGGTCCTTTACTAACAACTGGACTAACGATACTCCTGAAGGTTTAGCAAAAACAAAGATCACAGAGTTAAAGCATAGCTGGTTACCTAGAGTTATGATGGCTCCAGCAAATGAATTTGATGCTTTATGGGATGAATATCAGGCAACTTATAAAGAAGAGGTAGATGTTGATGCATATCTTGATGCATTAACTACCGAAATTCGTCGTAGAGCAGCAGTTGCACGTGGCGAAGAATAA
- a CDS encoding ABC transporter permease, with the protein MKKRKPYYIIIAVLCFASIINIFIPYLKLPAREPVNDGHVLNLEEAALESRIINKIAKEEGFKRSVIYGVAKDILKGKEFEVIVEDLAEDEYYIVDVVSSAIDNKIAELQNIDDYNESEYSFLGIIKLSASIIKHLERDVIDAVIVIICTIVTVVLTLIAGIYMWITKGMKQYNVVRRLAFAAVILSALGLISSNSISIGALQVENFYSKNWGPGFFVIIIINATVFLLATIASYHEKVEGFVTWRMVVRQKQLILMAIPFVIYALIFNYGPLAGWVMAFQKYKPAAKDQLWVAWDKFKFLFSNKEFIGVFRNTVAMSLINLVFSFVFSIAFALLLNEVVNKKGKKIVQTVSYLPHFLSWIIVAGIVRDVLSMETGIINDLLLRTSLIDSPINFFADPKYFWWIIGFAVVWKETGWNSIIYLSAITSISPDLYEAASIDGAGRFKKMLHITLPGIKQTIFVLLIINLGMIMNSGFEAQYLLKTDLVEKTADVIDIFVLDYSFGAGIDFSLGTAAGIFRSAVSIILIFLANRATKAAGQDGLF; encoded by the coding sequence ATGAAAAAGCGTAAACCATATTATATTATTATAGCTGTGTTATGTTTTGCATCTATAATTAATATATTTATTCCCTACTTAAAGCTTCCTGCCAGAGAACCGGTGAATGATGGTCATGTTTTAAACCTTGAAGAAGCAGCATTAGAGAGTCGTATTATAAATAAGATAGCGAAAGAAGAGGGCTTTAAAAGGTCCGTAATATATGGTGTTGCAAAAGATATATTAAAAGGGAAAGAATTTGAAGTTATTGTGGAAGACTTAGCAGAAGACGAATACTACATAGTGGATGTTGTATCTTCTGCCATAGATAATAAAATAGCTGAATTACAGAATATTGACGATTATAATGAATCAGAGTATTCCTTCTTAGGCATAATTAAATTATCGGCCTCGATTATTAAGCATTTAGAACGGGATGTTATTGATGCAGTTATCGTTATAATATGTACAATCGTAACGGTTGTTTTAACGCTTATAGCTGGAATTTATATGTGGATTACCAAAGGTATGAAGCAATATAATGTGGTTAGAAGATTAGCTTTTGCTGCAGTAATATTATCTGCACTTGGATTAATTAGTTCAAACTCTATTAGTATTGGAGCATTGCAGGTTGAAAATTTTTATTCAAAGAACTGGGGTCCAGGCTTCTTTGTAATAATCATTATAAATGCTACTGTCTTTCTTCTGGCTACCATCGCATCTTATCATGAAAAGGTAGAAGGTTTTGTAACATGGAGAATGGTAGTAAGACAGAAGCAGCTTATTCTTATGGCTATACCATTTGTTATTTATGCGTTAATTTTTAATTATGGACCATTAGCAGGCTGGGTAATGGCATTCCAGAAATATAAACCCGCTGCAAAAGATCAGTTGTGGGTAGCCTGGGATAAGTTTAAGTTTTTGTTCTCGAACAAAGAGTTTATTGGTGTATTTCGAAATACAGTTGCAATGAGCTTGATTAACTTAGTATTTAGCTTTGTATTTTCCATTGCATTTGCTTTGTTATTGAACGAGGTAGTAAATAAGAAGGGTAAGAAAATTGTACAGACCGTATCTTATCTGCCTCACTTCCTATCATGGATTATTGTAGCAGGTATTGTAAGAGATGTTCTATCCATGGAGACAGGTATCATCAATGATTTGTTGTTAAGAACCTCACTCATCGATTCTCCTATCAACTTCTTTGCAGATCCTAAGTATTTCTGGTGGATCATTGGATTTGCAGTGGTTTGGAAGGAGACAGGATGGAACAGTATTATATATCTCTCAGCAATAACATCCATAAGCCCGGATCTTTATGAAGCGGCTTCCATTGATGGTGCAGGCAGATTTAAGAAAATGCTTCATATTACCCTGCCCGGTATAAAGCAAACAATATTTGTATTGCTGATCATAAATCTGGGTATGATTATGAACTCCGGCTTCGAAGCTCAATATTTGTTAAAAACAGACTTAGTAGAAAAGACTGCAGACGTAATTGATATCTTCGTATTGGATTATTCCTTTGGTGCAGGAATTGACTTCTCCCTGGGTACCGCTGCCGGTATATTTAGGAGTGCTGTTAGTATCATTTTAATATTCCTCGCGAACCGTGCAACTAAAGCTGCTGGTCAAGACGGACTTTTCTAA
- a CDS encoding carbohydrate ABC transporter permease, protein MKKRGNKKSAADYAFITVNTIILVLFCVVTLYPILNTLAISLNEGMDAIKGGIYLWPRRFTWENYYTVIKKDNLLTAIKISVLRTVIATFLHMFTTALLAYVLSRKEFLFNRSVTLFYVLTMYVSGGLVPTMLLFKGLHLTNNFWVYIIPGMVSAFNMIVIRTYMNGLPDGLVESAQVDGAGHMRIFFRIIIPLCKPVLAVVALFIAVGQWNSWFDSMIYNPGRPDLTTLQFELQKLLTSVSMQSGSASTMKNAKNAVTPVSIRSATAIFTALPIVCLYPFLQRYFIAGLTIGGVKE, encoded by the coding sequence ATGAAGAAACGAGGAAATAAAAAGAGTGCAGCAGATTATGCATTTATAACCGTAAATACTATTATTTTAGTATTATTTTGCGTTGTAACATTATATCCTATCCTTAATACGTTAGCGATATCATTAAATGAAGGTATGGACGCGATTAAGGGCGGTATCTACCTTTGGCCTAGAAGATTTACTTGGGAAAACTATTATACCGTTATAAAAAAGGATAACTTGTTAACGGCAATTAAGATTTCTGTATTAAGAACAGTAATTGCTACCTTCCTACACATGTTTACAACAGCCTTATTGGCTTATGTTTTATCCAGAAAGGAATTCTTATTTAACCGTTCGGTAACGTTGTTTTACGTACTTACCATGTATGTGAGCGGTGGTTTAGTTCCTACGATGTTATTATTTAAAGGCTTACACCTTACCAATAACTTTTGGGTATATATCATCCCTGGTATGGTTAGTGCGTTTAATATGATCGTTATTCGTACTTATATGAATGGATTACCTGACGGATTAGTTGAATCTGCGCAGGTGGATGGTGCAGGACATATGAGGATATTCTTCCGAATTATTATTCCTCTGTGTAAGCCGGTTCTTGCGGTAGTAGCATTATTCATCGCAGTTGGACAATGGAATTCCTGGTTTGACTCAATGATTTATAATCCAGGAAGACCGGATTTGACAACATTGCAGTTTGAATTACAGAAGCTGTTGACCTCAGTATCCATGCAATCCGGTAGTGCAAGTACTATGAAGAATGCTAAGAATGCGGTAACACCAGTTTCTATCCGGTCCGCTACAGCAATATTCACCGCATTACCAATTGTATGTCTATATCCATTCCTTCAGAGATATTTCATTGCCGGCTTAACAATCGGTGGTGTGAAGGAGTAA
- a CDS encoding transposase family protein yields MKRAEKRQLKKSEGNPLVELLKVQKHFYSNLWNDFAAVHDPRHSSYIDYTCDVMLAMPLMKNICDIRSMQEMTETFNTEDCIANAALITEKKELSELPHYVTVNDFLSRLNPDELSNIRSKMIKALIRKRSFEKARFLGQHWLVIVDATQLYTFNNKNDDQCLTRTFTNKETGEKTTQYYHSVLEAKIVLGDDLVVSIASEFIENDGEDTKKQKKMSVEEIKQDCETKAFERLATKLKKAFPRLPICIMGDSLYASEKVFQICDDNQWKYLIRFKDGSIPSVATEFHILKEREVQNQRDGARWVNGIGYNKRMVNVMEFIFQKAKKQLRFQWITNIEITKKKVLEFTATGRKRWMIENEGFNIQKNYRYEITHANSKNYNAMKNHYLITQIADIILQLYEKAIPIIKELKKSIKNISSDLLASFGRQLTREDISYTEKRTSLSIS; encoded by the coding sequence ATGAAAAGAGCTGAGAAAAGACAGTTAAAAAAATCCGAGGGTAATCCTCTAGTTGAACTTTTGAAAGTGCAGAAACATTTTTATAGTAATCTTTGGAATGATTTTGCTGCGGTTCATGACCCGAGACATTCTAGTTATATCGATTATACATGTGATGTCATGCTGGCAATGCCTCTGATGAAAAATATTTGCGATATACGAAGCATGCAAGAAATGACCGAAACATTTAACACGGAAGATTGTATTGCGAATGCAGCGCTTATTACGGAGAAAAAGGAGCTATCAGAGCTACCGCATTATGTTACAGTAAATGATTTTTTAAGCCGTCTTAATCCGGATGAGCTCTCTAACATACGATCGAAAATGATAAAGGCTCTCATACGAAAAAGAAGCTTTGAAAAAGCACGATTCCTGGGACAACACTGGCTTGTCATCGTAGATGCGACTCAACTCTATACTTTTAATAATAAGAATGATGACCAATGTCTTACGAGAACATTTACGAATAAAGAGACTGGCGAAAAAACAACCCAATACTATCATAGCGTTTTGGAAGCGAAGATAGTGCTTGGCGATGATCTCGTTGTCAGTATTGCTAGTGAGTTTATTGAGAATGACGGGGAAGATACCAAAAAACAGAAGAAAATGAGTGTTGAAGAGATTAAGCAGGACTGTGAGACAAAGGCATTTGAGCGACTTGCTACAAAGCTCAAGAAAGCGTTTCCACGCCTGCCAATCTGTATCATGGGTGACAGTCTGTATGCCAGTGAAAAGGTGTTTCAAATCTGTGATGATAATCAGTGGAAATATCTTATTCGATTTAAAGATGGGAGTATTCCATCGGTAGCCACGGAATTCCATATATTAAAAGAACGCGAGGTTCAAAATCAGAGAGATGGTGCGCGATGGGTTAACGGAATCGGTTACAACAAGCGCATGGTAAATGTAATGGAGTTCATATTTCAAAAAGCAAAGAAACAATTGCGATTTCAATGGATTACAAACATTGAGATAACGAAGAAAAAGGTATTGGAGTTTACAGCAACAGGAAGAAAACGCTGGATGATAGAAAATGAAGGATTTAATATCCAGAAGAATTACAGGTATGAAATAACCCACGCCAATAGTAAGAATTATAATGCGATGAAAAATCACTACCTGATAACTCAGATAGCAGATATTATCCTGCAACTATATGAAAAAGCAATACCAATCATCAAGGAACTAAAGAAAAGCATAAAAAATATATCTTCTGATTTGTTAGCAAGCTTTGGACGGCAACTAACAAGAGAAGATATATCCTATACAGAGAAACGCACTTCGTTAAGCATTTCTTGA
- a CDS encoding histidine phosphatase family protein, translated as MRIGLLRHFKVNCPHKKMMTSKEFREWSEKYEVSKVIKKKVDMYGIEWDICYVSDLPRAITTAKEVYSGNILIDKLLREVDNAPFIHTERIRLPFEIWHICGRLAWYFKSKSQPETINGTKKRINMFLDRIDWSKENILIVFHGFMIYNFQKELRKRGFKGAKLKIVKNGVLYEYIREDQKDMVENENNADLCG; from the coding sequence ATGCGAATTGGATTACTTAGACATTTTAAGGTGAATTGCCCACATAAAAAAATGATGACCTCTAAGGAGTTTCGGGAGTGGTCTGAAAAATATGAGGTATCGAAGGTTATTAAGAAAAAGGTTGATATGTATGGAATCGAGTGGGATATCTGCTATGTTAGTGATTTACCGAGAGCGATAACCACTGCAAAGGAAGTATATAGCGGGAATATACTGATTGATAAGCTTCTTCGGGAAGTGGATAATGCTCCTTTTATACATACGGAACGAATTCGATTACCCTTTGAGATTTGGCATATCTGTGGTAGACTGGCCTGGTATTTTAAGTCGAAAAGTCAGCCAGAAACAATCAATGGAACGAAAAAACGTATTAATATGTTTTTAGACCGTATCGATTGGTCAAAAGAGAACATATTAATTGTGTTTCACGGGTTTATGATCTATAATTTTCAGAAAGAGCTTCGAAAACGCGGCTTTAAAGGTGCAAAGTTAAAAATAGTTAAAAATGGTGTTCTCTACGAATATATACGAGAAGACCAGAAGGATATGGTAGAGAATGAAAATAACGCTGATTTGTGTGGGTAA
- the rlmH gene encoding 23S rRNA (pseudouridine(1915)-N(3))-methyltransferase RlmH: MKITLICVGKLKEKYLVQGVDEYLKRLSRYCTIDIIELPDEKTPDRASEALEESIKRKEGERILKVLKEDSYCIVLAIDGHMLTSEELANKIDTLGITGNSHITMIIGGSLGLSEEVNRRADFRLSFSKMTFPHQLMRMILLEQIYRAYRIIHNEPYHK, from the coding sequence ATGAAAATAACGCTGATTTGTGTGGGTAAGCTGAAGGAAAAATATCTGGTTCAGGGTGTTGATGAATATCTGAAGCGCCTAAGTAGGTATTGTACAATTGATATTATCGAGCTTCCTGATGAAAAGACACCCGATCGTGCTTCCGAGGCTTTAGAGGAGAGTATCAAACGTAAGGAAGGTGAGCGGATACTTAAGGTTCTGAAGGAGGACTCATATTGTATCGTATTGGCCATCGATGGTCATATGTTAACCTCCGAAGAACTCGCTAATAAAATAGATACACTCGGTATAACAGGAAACAGCCATATTACCATGATTATCGGAGGCTCTCTTGGTTTATCTGAGGAAGTAAATCGGCGTGCGGACTTCCGTTTGAGTTTTTCTAAGATGACTTTTCCTCATCAGCTAATGCGAATGATTTTACTGGAACAGATATATCGTGCGTATCGAATTATTCATAATGAACCGTATCATAAATAA
- a CDS encoding CD3324 family protein: MSYIRAELILPQELLTLIQEYADGQYLYIPKKPSNYKSWGENTDSKNQTRLRNYEIYEKYKKGFRIAELAEEYYLSTKSIQRIITNIKRMEQNTS; encoded by the coding sequence ATGAGCTATATTAGGGCGGAGCTTATACTTCCGCAGGAATTACTGACGCTGATTCAGGAGTATGCGGATGGGCAATATTTATATATTCCGAAAAAGCCATCCAACTATAAAAGCTGGGGCGAGAATACCGATTCGAAAAACCAGACCAGATTACGTAACTATGAAATATATGAAAAATATAAGAAAGGGTTTCGTATTGCAGAATTAGCTGAGGAATATTATCTATCTACGAAAAGTATTCAACGAATCATTACTAACATAAAAAGAATGGAACAGAATACATCGTAA
- a CDS encoding N-acetylmuramoyl-L-alanine amidase family protein, with protein MAIKIFIDQGHNPTGFHNAGAVGNGLNEENITYHVGVYLANLLNADPRFEARLSRPTPTTVLGTTNATSLAERVRMANEWPANYFISIHCNANENPAINGTEVYIYQFYSQAHWLGEQIMNGIVQTVGTRNNGIRLNPSLYVLRRTQMTSLLVELGYLTNWSDAQKLRDNQYGFAYGMFIGIMRYFGFA; from the coding sequence TTGGCTATTAAAATATTTATAGATCAAGGTCACAATCCTACCGGCTTTCACAATGCCGGAGCAGTTGGAAATGGTTTAAACGAAGAGAACATCACCTACCATGTGGGAGTCTATCTGGCGAACCTACTGAATGCAGACCCCCGTTTTGAAGCAAGGCTCTCAAGGCCAACACCCACTACTGTATTAGGAACCACGAATGCTACCAGCCTTGCTGAAAGGGTTCGTATGGCGAATGAGTGGCCTGCCAATTACTTTATCAGCATTCATTGCAACGCCAATGAAAACCCAGCTATAAACGGAACTGAAGTATATATTTATCAATTCTATTCACAGGCTCATTGGTTAGGTGAGCAGATCATGAATGGAATTGTACAGACGGTCGGCACTAGAAATAACGGTATTCGGCTTAATCCTTCCTTGTACGTACTCCGCCGAACACAAATGACATCTCTTTTAGTAGAACTCGGTTACCTCACAAACTGGTCGGATGCTCAAAAGTTACGCGATAATCAATATGGATTTGCATACGGAATGTTTATCGGTATTATGCGATATTTCGGATTTGCTTAA